From the genome of Gracilibacillus salitolerans, one region includes:
- a CDS encoding IucA/IucC family protein — MVTTNTINFKRIAEQATMQSFLNCYLRETQNFKLYDQIPDELLTKITLHKKDQALIHCELAHLEINLYVPLVYWSDTGRHLFSFPIYYCNFGKNQKLFEVDYLLFVHLIMKELSMEYGGDGTVNQEELMLRVMLSRQNVETYIRERYPDTKYLYKMDMDFIDTEQALLFGHLMHPTPKSRQGIDESDAPLYSPELKGEFSLHYFRIHSSIVSQGTALEHTASEIVRNQVMEDSSISDELKQMASHTDENYELIPIHPWQAKFLMNKPKVKELMDKGLIESLGQHGRCYYPTSSLRTVYHPKTNYMIKFSLNVKITNSVRANKYMELERGVEVKKLVEGKIGQHLKEVHPNFQVITDPAFMTVNIDGEEESGFEVIFRENPFKQYNSLNATSLAAICQDTVEGHSSRLAVIIKQLAEKEGRTTEEVSLDWFRKYLDISLKPILWLFLNYGIAVEAHQQNSVIQLKNGYPDQFYYRDNQGYYYCESYHGRLNEILPGISEKSNTICSDRIADERLRYYFFLNHLFGLINAFGTGGLIDEKKLLAEVRIVLESIKVPKHSSSELIPSLLSHRKLPCKANLLTRFYDMDELTGSLETQSVYVEIDNPLHQKELVTDASK, encoded by the coding sequence ATGGTAACCACTAATACTATTAATTTCAAACGTATTGCCGAGCAGGCGACAATGCAAAGCTTTTTAAATTGTTATTTAAGAGAGACTCAGAATTTTAAGCTATACGATCAGATACCAGATGAATTATTGACTAAAATCACGTTACATAAAAAAGATCAAGCCCTTATTCATTGTGAATTAGCTCATCTTGAAATTAACTTATATGTCCCATTGGTTTATTGGTCTGATACTGGGCGACACTTATTCTCATTTCCAATTTATTACTGTAACTTCGGCAAAAATCAAAAATTATTTGAAGTAGATTACCTGTTATTCGTTCATTTGATTATGAAAGAACTAAGTATGGAGTATGGAGGGGATGGAACAGTAAATCAAGAAGAATTAATGTTACGTGTCATGCTAAGCCGTCAAAACGTAGAAACATATATTCGAGAAAGATATCCAGATACCAAGTATCTATACAAGATGGATATGGATTTTATTGATACAGAACAGGCATTATTATTTGGACATTTAATGCATCCAACTCCTAAAAGTCGACAAGGGATCGACGAATCGGATGCTCCACTTTATTCACCAGAATTAAAGGGGGAATTTTCATTACATTATTTTCGTATTCACTCTTCAATCGTGAGTCAGGGGACTGCGTTAGAACATACAGCATCTGAAATTGTTAGAAACCAAGTGATGGAGGATTCATCTATATCTGATGAGTTGAAGCAGATGGCTAGTCACACAGATGAAAATTATGAATTGATTCCTATTCATCCATGGCAAGCAAAATTTTTAATGAACAAGCCTAAAGTGAAGGAGCTGATGGATAAAGGTTTAATCGAAAGTCTTGGGCAGCATGGTCGTTGCTATTATCCTACTTCTTCTTTACGGACCGTGTATCATCCAAAAACAAATTATATGATCAAGTTTTCCTTAAATGTGAAAATTACAAACTCCGTACGTGCGAATAAATATATGGAATTAGAGCGTGGTGTAGAAGTTAAGAAGCTGGTGGAAGGAAAGATTGGGCAGCATCTTAAGGAAGTACATCCAAACTTTCAAGTAATTACAGATCCAGCTTTTATGACCGTTAACATTGATGGCGAAGAAGAGTCTGGCTTTGAGGTTATTTTTAGGGAAAACCCTTTTAAGCAATACAACTCACTAAATGCTACGTCTCTTGCTGCAATTTGTCAGGACACAGTAGAAGGCCATTCCTCTCGTTTAGCAGTGATCATTAAGCAGTTAGCCGAAAAAGAAGGGCGCACCACTGAAGAAGTAAGCTTGGATTGGTTTAGAAAATATCTTGATATTTCGTTGAAGCCAATTCTGTGGCTTTTCCTAAACTATGGGATTGCGGTTGAGGCACATCAACAAAACAGTGTCATCCAATTAAAAAATGGTTATCCTGATCAGTTCTACTATCGCGATAATCAAGGCTATTACTATTGTGAATCTTATCATGGACGACTAAATGAAATCTTGCCTGGTATTAGTGAAAAAAGTAACACGATTTGTTCAGATAGGATTGCAGATGAACGGTTACGCTATTATTTCTTCTTAAATCATTTATTTGGATTGATTAATGCGTTTGGAACAGGGGGGCTAATTGATGAAAAGAAGCTGTTAGCGGAAGTGAGAATCGTACTTGAATCGATTAAAGTTCCTAAGCATAGTTCATCTGAATTAATTCCAAGTTTATTGTCACACCGAAAACTCCCGTGCAAAGCTAACTTACTTACACGTTTTTATGATATGGATGAATTAACAGGTTCACTCGAAACTCAGTCTGTCTATGTTGAAATTGATAACCCTTTGCATCAAAAGGAGTTGGTTACGGATGCATCAAAATAG
- a CDS encoding GNAT family N-acetyltransferase produces the protein MHQNRVSEFTFYDREIDSEIVFRRVTLEKDLNRLHHWHHQPHVIPFWNQNFSETAYKDHLKKLLADKHQTLYIGYLNNVPMSYWEAYWAKDDLIANYYDAEREDQGIHLLLGPEEYLGKGLALPQLRAMIAFQFKHKKTEKVVAEPDVRNKKMIHIFEKCGFKPKKEIELPDKRGLLMFCHRETFTTVNNRP, from the coding sequence ATGCATCAAAATAGAGTATCTGAATTTACCTTTTATGACCGTGAAATAGATTCCGAGATTGTATTTCGACGTGTAACGCTGGAAAAAGATTTGAATCGCCTGCATCATTGGCACCACCAACCGCATGTGATTCCATTTTGGAACCAAAATTTTTCTGAAACAGCATATAAAGATCATTTGAAAAAGCTGTTAGCAGATAAACACCAGACGTTATATATTGGTTATTTGAACAATGTGCCAATGAGTTATTGGGAGGCTTATTGGGCAAAAGATGATCTGATTGCAAACTACTATGATGCAGAAAGAGAGGATCAAGGTATTCATTTATTGTTGGGACCGGAAGAATATTTGGGTAAAGGGTTAGCGCTCCCGCAATTAAGAGCAATGATCGCCTTTCAGTTTAAACATAAAAAAACTGAGAAGGTAGTAGCAGAGCCTGATGTACGCAACAAAAAAATGATCCATATTTTTGAAAAATGCGGATTTAAGCCAAAAAAAGAAATTGAATTACCGGATAAGCGAGGGCTGCTTATGTTTTGTCATCGTGAAACGTTTACCACGGTAAATAATCGTCCGTAA
- a CDS encoding lysine N(6)-hydroxylase/L-ornithine N(5)-oxygenase family protein yields the protein MCSPYMYPSKVDMYDVIGVGIGPFNLGLAALTEEIEDLNAVFFDQKPCFEWHGGLLIEDTTLQVPFLADTVTMANPTSRYSYLNYLHEHERLYKFYFLERFHIPRREYNHYCQWVCKQLTTCSFGKRITNIEWQVDRDKLAGYEDNNEGYFKVETTDIQSRAIHYYYSRHLVFGIGSVPYLPDCFSAQSSDDVFHSAEFLDKRERLRQAESITVVGSGQSAAEVFLELLKGQQTYHYRLDWFTRSKGFFPMEYSKLGLEHFSPDYTNYFFRLSQDQKDQLIPKQDLLYKGISETTISDIYDVLYEHSVGGENPPVRLQTKTEVADVKEIQTEDRRNYQLICNQWEQGQPFTHESEVVIAATGYQHPIPGFLSNLSSLIKWDENGRYQVSKNYELQLTKEIPNKIFIQNGEMHTHGVGAPDLGLGCYRNSVIINELMNKEIYPVHKRNVFQQFGVE from the coding sequence ATGTGTTCACCCTATATGTATCCAAGTAAAGTCGATATGTATGATGTTATAGGAGTAGGAATTGGTCCTTTTAATTTGGGACTTGCAGCTTTAACAGAAGAAATAGAAGATTTAAACGCCGTTTTCTTTGATCAGAAGCCTTGTTTTGAATGGCATGGAGGGCTATTAATTGAAGATACGACCTTACAAGTCCCTTTTTTAGCCGATACTGTAACAATGGCTAATCCTACAAGTCGGTATAGCTACCTTAATTATTTACACGAACATGAACGGTTATATAAATTTTATTTCCTTGAAAGGTTTCATATTCCACGACGTGAATATAATCACTATTGCCAATGGGTTTGTAAGCAATTAACGACTTGCAGCTTTGGTAAGAGGATTACAAATATTGAGTGGCAAGTAGATCGAGATAAACTAGCTGGGTATGAAGATAATAATGAGGGCTATTTTAAAGTCGAAACTACCGATATTCAATCAAGAGCTATTCATTACTATTATTCTCGTCATCTCGTATTTGGGATTGGCAGTGTTCCGTACTTACCTGACTGCTTTTCTGCACAGTCTTCAGACGATGTTTTTCATTCTGCAGAGTTCTTAGATAAAAGAGAGCGCTTGCGCCAGGCGGAATCGATTACGGTTGTCGGTTCGGGTCAAAGTGCTGCAGAAGTATTTCTTGAACTTTTAAAGGGGCAACAGACCTATCACTATCGACTTGATTGGTTTACACGATCAAAAGGATTTTTTCCAATGGAATATTCAAAGCTTGGTTTAGAGCATTTTTCGCCAGATTATACCAATTATTTCTTTCGTTTATCACAGGATCAAAAAGATCAGTTAATTCCCAAGCAGGATTTATTATACAAGGGAATCAGTGAAACCACCATATCAGATATTTACGATGTACTTTATGAACATTCTGTTGGAGGTGAGAATCCTCCGGTTCGTTTACAAACTAAAACGGAAGTAGCGGATGTTAAAGAAATACAGACGGAGGACAGAAGAAATTATCAATTAATTTGTAATCAGTGGGAACAGGGTCAACCGTTCACGCATGAAAGTGAAGTAGTTATTGCAGCAACTGGTTATCAACATCCTATTCCTGGCTTCTTGTCCAATCTATCTTCCCTTATTAAGTGGGATGAAAACGGAAGGTATCAAGTAAGTAAGAACTATGAGCTGCAATTAACGAAAGAGATTCCTAACAAAATTTTCATCCAGAATGGGGAAATGCACACACATGGCGTAGGTGCTCCGGATTTAGGATTAGGATGCTATCGTAACTCAGTCATTATTAATGAACTGATGAATAAAGAAATCTATCCGGTTCATAAGAGAAATGTCTTTCAACAGTTTGGAGTTGAGTAA